A genome region from Leptolyngbya sp. KIOST-1 includes the following:
- a CDS encoding permease, protein MTQLNNGITLFFSLLVEAMPFLLLGVIFSSVLLLFVDEQKLLAMMPKNPVLAALAGGLIGFMFPVCECGNIPVARRLLTKGAPTAVAIGYLLAAPTVNPIVFWATWIAFRDQPEIVFLRVIFTLIVAVTIALIFSTQADVRPFLQDNLTRAMGPEPAVETVAAPEVSPLLKSGTFLMQSPGQVLQLDAPPAQVLAQVAAAPPLVDRLRMMVDNMVLELRELGAVLVIGSAIAAFVQVAVPREMTVDLYYSERFGRALRRVNPPLRSLV, encoded by the coding sequence ATGACCCAACTCAACAACGGCATCACGCTATTTTTTAGCCTGCTGGTCGAAGCCATGCCCTTTCTGCTGCTGGGGGTGATTTTTTCCAGCGTGCTGCTGCTGTTTGTCGATGAGCAAAAGCTGCTGGCGATGATGCCCAAAAACCCAGTCCTGGCGGCTTTGGCAGGTGGCTTGATTGGCTTTATGTTTCCGGTGTGCGAGTGCGGCAACATTCCGGTAGCCCGACGGCTGCTCACCAAGGGGGCCCCCACGGCGGTCGCGATTGGGTATCTGCTGGCCGCGCCCACGGTGAACCCGATCGTGTTTTGGGCCACCTGGATTGCCTTCCGCGACCAGCCCGAAATCGTGTTTTTGCGGGTGATTTTCACCCTGATTGTGGCGGTGACCATCGCCTTGATCTTCAGCACCCAGGCCGATGTGCGGCCTTTTCTGCAGGACAACCTGACCCGCGCCATGGGCCCGGAGCCTGCCGTCGAGACGGTGGCGGCTCCCGAGGTGTCACCGCTGCTCAAGTCGGGCACCTTTTTGATGCAGTCGCCGGGACAGGTGCTGCAGCTCGATGCCCCCCCGGCCCAGGTGCTGGCCCAGGTGGCGGCCGCCCCGCCGCTGGTGGACCGACTGCGGATGATGGTTGACAACATGGTGCTGGAGCTGCGGGAGTTGGGCGCCGTGCTGGTGATCGGTAGCGCGATCGCCGCCTTCGTGCAGGTGGCCGTGCCGCGGGAGATGACCGTTGACTTGTATTATTCTGAGCGATTTGGTCGGGCACTAAGGCGGGTAAACCCTCCACTCCGATCGCTCGTTTGA